A genomic stretch from bacterium includes:
- a CDS encoding branched-chain amino acid ABC transporter permease, with translation MLNSLFWTFWLWVIALPFAGPIKSIYIASVVFILSFLRFIKFPATVSSFKDNWDEFIIKANEKIPYGYLIVRILFILSLIVIPMFLDRRANNILVDCGIYALLALGLNIAVGFAGLLVLGYIAFYAIGAYTYALLSVHFHIPFFVCVPISAGTAIIFGILLGLPVLRLRGDYLAIVTLGFGEITRIVLNNWDNVTNGPNGILGIARPSIGSFVFHSPKNYYYLILAFLFVAVFVFNRLNNSRLGRAWVAIKEDERAAKAMGINCMSLKLLAFAISAAFAGVAGAFFGAKATHVSPESFTFFESALVLCMVVLGGMGSIPGAILGASCLIIIPEIFRDYFGNSRMLLFGIVMIAMMRFKPEGLLPYKRRNL, from the coding sequence ATGCTTAATTCATTATTCTGGACATTCTGGTTATGGGTTATTGCCTTGCCATTTGCGGGCCCCATAAAAAGCATATACATTGCATCCGTAGTTTTTATACTTTCATTTTTACGGTTCATTAAATTTCCTGCTACAGTTTCTTCTTTCAAGGACAACTGGGATGAATTTATAATAAAGGCTAATGAAAAAATCCCTTACGGGTATTTGATTGTTCGTATTTTATTTATTCTTTCGCTTATAGTTATTCCTATGTTTCTTGACAGGCGTGCCAACAATATTCTTGTTGACTGTGGAATATATGCATTGCTGGCTTTAGGATTAAACATCGCCGTTGGTTTTGCAGGATTGTTAGTTCTGGGATATATTGCATTTTATGCTATAGGCGCTTATACTTATGCTCTACTTTCCGTGCATTTCCATATTCCTTTTTTTGTATGCGTTCCTATATCAGCAGGTACGGCAATAATATTTGGAATATTACTTGGGCTTCCCGTTCTAAGGTTACGCGGAGATTATCTTGCAATTGTAACGCTTGGTTTTGGCGAAATAACGAGAATTGTTCTTAACAACTGGGATAATGTGACGAATGGGCCAAATGGAATTTTAGGAATAGCCCGCCCGAGCATTGGAAGTTTTGTATTTCACAGTCCAAAAAATTATTATTATTTAATTTTAGCTTTTTTGTTTGTTGCAGTATTTGTATTTAACAGGCTCAATAATTCCCGTCTTGGGAGAGCGTGGGTAGCGATAAAAGAAGATGAGCGGGCGGCAAAAGCGATGGGGATTAATTGTATGAGTTTGAAGTTGTTAGCTTTTGCGATTAGTGCGGCTTTTGCGGGAGTAGCAGGCGCATTTTTCGGAGCAAAAGCGACTCATGTATCACCGGAAAGCTTTACATTTTTTGAGTCTGCGCTTGTTTTGTGTATGGTTGTATTGGGCGGGATGGGAAGTATTCCCGGCGCAATTTTAGGTGCAAGTTGTTTAATTATTATTCCCGAGATTTTCAGGGATTATTTTGGCAATTCCCGTATGTTACTTTTTGGTATAGTAATGATTGCTATGATGAGATTCAAACCTGAGGGTTTATTGCCGTACAAAAGAAGGAACTTATGA
- a CDS encoding ABC transporter ATP-binding protein: protein MKILETKQVSKHFGGIKAIEKLDICINKGEIAGLIGPNGAGKTTFFNCISGVYPLTHGKILYKEKLISNLRADEIATLGLARTFQGIRLFTSLTVLENVMVGRYSRTKCGLWGALIKPKWAREEENSVKEKAGTYLEFVGLKDYRNELAKNLPYGCQRKLEIARAIASEPELLLLDEPAAGMNPSEVKELVCLIKKIRDMGVTVLIIEHHMRMIMEICEKIIALNYGVKISEGTPLEVSNDQKVIEAYLGRENA, encoded by the coding sequence GTGAAAATTTTAGAAACGAAGCAGGTTAGTAAACATTTTGGTGGAATAAAGGCAATTGAAAAGCTTGATATATGTATAAATAAAGGGGAGATTGCAGGCTTAATCGGACCTAATGGCGCAGGGAAAACTACTTTTTTTAATTGCATTTCGGGAGTATATCCGCTCACGCACGGAAAGATTTTATACAAAGAAAAATTGATTTCTAATCTCAGGGCAGATGAAATAGCCACTTTAGGTTTAGCAAGAACTTTTCAGGGAATACGATTATTTACATCTTTGACTGTTTTAGAAAATGTTATGGTAGGACGATATTCAAGAACAAAATGTGGACTTTGGGGAGCTTTGATTAAGCCTAAATGGGCAAGGGAAGAGGAGAACTCCGTAAAAGAAAAAGCCGGGACTTATCTTGAATTTGTCGGATTAAAAGATTACAGGAATGAGCTTGCAAAAAACCTGCCATATGGGTGTCAACGTAAATTAGAGATTGCCCGCGCGATAGCAAGTGAGCCTGAATTATTGTTATTGGATGAGCCTGCGGCCGGAATGAACCCTTCAGAAGTTAAAGAGCTGGTATGTTTAATAAAAAAAATTCGTGATATGGGCGTAACAGTATTAATAATTGAACATCATATGCGTATGATAATGGAAATATGTGAAAAAATCATTGCTCTCAATTATGGAGTAAAAATATCGGAAGGTACTCCTTTAGAGGTATCAAACGACCAAAAGGTCATTGAAGCGTATTTAGGAAGGGAAAATGCTTAA